The following coding sequences lie in one Apium graveolens cultivar Ventura chromosome 1, ASM990537v1, whole genome shotgun sequence genomic window:
- the LOC141721336 gene encoding DNA glycosylase/AP lyase ROS1-like has protein sequence MDNEIEEEFEKDNICMPSTPPKEFVCPRPTILPGGDLAKKKFKLSTDSFGEVGSTPEKSQIQARESNCIEIQEIPQVNAVEVKSVIREETCSNDKKYKIQTQQNLRIVVVGLSSPASTTPLSPNFRKRRATPLKQNPRKRRNSSTDMPAQKPKLRKSGPKILNDKDNTKWTPNTQVSESYFELKTPAMSFTRKPRTKRTFTRKYCSKLFADSLKNIQSVAATRSCKQSLNFDLENTSGDGSNLYEKDDQAAKMELVEKVEKLCSLPVHHKIFKINKSLGNKSRGSVLNFPKIRKQRKRRRLVHILGISCRSVKTAEVRKRSNKGIDLNMKLDSTYEEDQTALESPDMYSAVKMRKRRLDGSTQRPFINVTSFPKEDPLQLEEDFTKNHDAKVGKRIGLATKEKGNRQRWKNLQQSDENHGQVLLQDQNAGSSIDPQKKHKFRAKVDLDEETERVYNLLMSNGGNIYDQEAEADFEKKEYWDRERNSTRIRVESFISTIGMIQGDRSFSPWKGSIVDSVVGAFLTQNVCDHFSSSAFMSLAAQFPNHKLNGRSKNLCPEKNDLWPSADKTDPSARSSLEFDSHLPSYIKIKYKDGQEKETSIESEKLRKNHSTGRARDEKAIDIVDWEAVRQATVEEIAEAIKQRGMNNVIAGKIKDFLNKIVEEHGSPDLEWLRDVPPEEAKNYLLKFYGIGEKSVECIRLLTLHHVAFPVDTNVRRVAVRLGWVPLKPLPGGLQMHLLEMYPVVKSIQKYLYPRLCTLDQEKLYLLHYHLITFGKVFCTKTKPNCNACPMRGECNYFASAFASRRLSLPAPESKDIVIAQNLVVETMPLVVEIDLDVSDSECQLKKIEAGSDHRRQKCEPIVEHPPSPEPAELEDIEDLCKDSEELSGLGNYDDDDIPIIRIDNEACMENIIEYAKRYNISLEGDMSKILSLLDSAAPLPLPPLKHVGRLRTVHQVYELPDDHPILDKVDRRDPDDPSPYLFAVWNEGKDKSSISHTSSSGKQVRYKIICNCAEPDCESLVCGTLLIPVRSANHGTFPLNGTYFQVNEVFADDESTQRPIVIPRNWLSGLTRKNLYCGTSPTATFKGFTLYHIQHALCRGFFCNRGFNRKTRHTTTLGSRFHINTMQKKKKPSAVNSYSHAL, from the exons ATGGACAATGAGATAGAGGAAGAGTTTGAAAAAGATAATATCTGCATGCCATCAACCCCTCCTAAGGAGTTCGTCTGTCCGAGACCTACAATTCTTCCTGGTGGAGATTTGGCTAAGAAAAAGTTCAAACTATCTACAGATAGTTTTGGTGAAGTTGGTTCAACTCCGGAAAAGTCACAAATCCAGGCCAGAGAAAGCAATTGCATCGAAATTCAAGAAATTCCTCAGG TTAATGCAGTAGAAGTAAAGAGTGTTATTCGAGAAGAGACTTGTTCAAATGATAAgaaatacaaaatacaaactcaGCAGAACTTGCGTATTGTGGTGGTTGGCTTATCTTCTCCTGCTTCTACCACTCCACTCAGTCCAAATTTTAGAAAGAGGCGTGCCACCCCACTGAAGCAAAATCCTCGAAAGAGACGTAATAGTAGCACAGACATGCCAGCGCAAAAGCCCAAGTTAAGAAAAAGTGGACCCAAAATATTGAATGACAAAGACAATACAAAATGGACTCCTAATACCCAAGTGTCTGAATCATATTTCGAACTAAAAACTCCGGCAATGAGTTTTACTCGCAAGCCACGAACAAAGAGAACTTTTACCAGAAAGTATTGCTCAAAACTTTTTGCTGATTCTTTAAAAAATATTCAAAGTGTGGCTGCTACTAGATCATGTAAGCAATCTCTAAATTTTGACTTGGAAAACACATCAGGAGATGGAAGTAATCTatatgaaaaagatgatcaagcTGCAAAAATGGAATTGGTTGAAAAAGTGGAGAAATTATGCTCTTTGCCTGTTCATCATAAgatattcaagataaacaagagCTTAGGAAATAAAAGCAGAGGCAGTGTGCTGAATTTCCCGAAGATCCGCAAACAAAGAAAGCGGAGGAGACTTGTACATATACTCGGAATTTCTTGTAGGAGTGTGAAAACTGCAGAAGTTAGGAAGAGATCCAATAAGGGTATCGATCTGAATATGAAGCTAGATAGCACCTATGAAGAGGATCAGACTGCATTGGAAAGTCCAGATATGTATTCGGCTGTAAAAATGAGGAAGAGGAGATTGGATGGAAGTACTCAAAGGCCCTTCATAAATGTAACATCTTTTCCTAAGGAGGATCCATTGCAACTTGAGGAGGATTTTACGAAGAATCATGACGCTAAAGTTGGCAAAAGAATTGGACTTGCAACCAAAGAAAAGGGTAACAGACAGAGATGGAAGAACCTACAACAATCTGATGAAAATCATGGTCAAGTTTTGTTGCAAGATCAAAACGCAGGCAGCTCAATTGATCCTCAAAAGAAACACAAATTTCGTGCAAAAGTTGATCTTGATGAGGAGACAGAGAGAGTTTATAACTTGCTCATGTCGAATGGAGGAAATATCTATGATCAAGAAGCAGAAGCAgactttgaaaagaaagaataTTGGGATAGGGAAAGAAATTCAACAAGAATCAGAGTCGAGTCATTCATATCCACTATTGGTATGATTCAAG GTGATAGAAGCTTTTCACCTTGGAAGGGATCCATAGTTGATTCAGTAGTGGGAGCTTTTCTGACCCAGAATGTTTGTGATCACTTTTCGAG CTCGGCCTTCATGTCTTTAGCTGCACAATTTCCAAATCATAAGTTAAATGGTAGGAGCAAAAATTTATGCCCAGAGAAGAATGACCTGTGGCCCAGCGCTGATAAAACTGATCCTAGTGCAAGAAGCAGTCTAGAGTTCGATTCTCACCTTCCTTCGTACATAAAAATTAAATACAAGGATGgacaagagaaagaaactagcATAGAAAGTGAGAAGTTAAGGAAAAATCACAGTACTGGAAGAGCAAGAGATGAAAAAGCCATTGATATTGTGGACTGGGAAGCTGTTAGACAAGCAACTGTTGAAGAAATTGCAGAGGCCATTAAACAACGAGGAATGAACAATGTTATTGCTGGAAAAATTAAG GACTTTCTTAATAAAATTGTTGAAGAGCATGggtctccagatcttgagtggCTTAGAGATGTTCCACCGGAAGAAGCAAA GAATTACTTGCTAAAATTCTATGGAATTGGAGAAAAAAGTGTGGAATGCATACGGCTTTTGACACTTCACCATGTTGCCTTCCCG GTAGACACGAATGTTCGTCGGGTAGCAGTTCGTCTAGGGTGGGTCCCTTTAAAACCACTTCCAGGGGGACTACAAATGCATCTTCTAGAAAT GTACCCTGTGGTAAAGAGTATTCAGAAATATCTGTATCCTCGACTGTGCACCCTTGATCAAGAAAAACT ATATTTGTTGCATTATCATTTAATAACATTTGGAAAG GTTTTCTGTACAAAGACCAAACCAAACTGCAACGCATGCCCAATGAGGGGAGAGTGCAATTATTTTGCAAGTGCATTTGCAAG TCGTAGGCTTTCCCTTCCTGCACCTGAGAGCAAAGATATTGTGATCGCTCAAAACCTTGTTGTGGAAACAATGCCCTTGGTGGTGGAGATTGATCTTGATGTATCTGATTCAGAGTGCCAACTTAAGAAAATTGAAGCAGGTTCAGATCATCGTAGACAAAAATGTGAACCTATTGTCGAACACCCACCTTCCCCTGAGCCTGCTGAACTAGAAGACATTGAAGATCTTTGTAAAGATTCTGAAGAACTCAGTGGTCTGGGGAATTATGATGATGACGACATACCTATCATCAGAATTGACAATGAAGCGTGCATGGAAAATATAATAGAATATGCAAAGCGGTACAATATTTCTCTTGAAGGAGACATGTCAAAAATATTGTCTCTTTTAGATTCAGCAGCTCCTCTTCCACTGCCCCCACTGAAACATGTTGGCCGCTTAAGGACTGTGCACCAAGT CTATGAGCTCCCGGATGATCATCCTATTTTGGATAAG GTGGACAGAAGGGATCCAGATGATCCATCTCCATATCTTTTTGCAGTTTGGAATGAAG GTAAAGATAAAAGTTCTATATCCCACACTTCATCCTCAGGAAAACAAGTCCGATATAAAATTATTTGCAACTGTGCTGAGCCTGATTGTGAATCACTGGTTTGTGGAACACTTCTG ATTCCTGTTCGTTCAGCAAATCATGGAACCTTTCCCCTTAATGGGACTTACTTTCAGGTCAATGAG GTGTTTGCTGATGATGAATCTACTCAGAggccaattgttattcctagaaatTGGTTATCGGGTCTTACAAGAAAAAATCTGTACTGTGGTACCTCTCCAACTGCAACATTTAAAg GCTTTACTCTGTACCATATTCAGCATGCCCTTTGCAGAG GATTTTTTTGTAACCGAGGGTTCAACAGAAAAACAAGGCATACTACTACTCTGGGGAGCCGGTTCCACATTAATACTATGCAGAAGAAGAAAAAGCCAAGTGCAGTGAACAGTTATTCACATGCTTTATGA